One part of the Nocardioides zeae genome encodes these proteins:
- a CDS encoding glutamate synthase subunit beta encodes MADPKGFLKEGRKVATRRPVDERVNDWNEVYPDGIGRALLPIITPQAGRCMDCGIPFCHQGCPLGNIIPEWNDLVWRDDWSDAIERLHATNNFPEFTGRLCPAPCETACVLGINQDPVTIKNVEVSIIDRAWESGTVAPQPPEWLSGKTVAVIGSGPAGLAAAQQLTRAGHTVAVYERADKIGGLLRYGIPEFKMEKRHIDRRLDQMRREGTIFRAGVEVGVDVTGEQLKARYDAVVVATGATVPRDLQVPGRELAGIHQAMEFLPQANRVALGETVEGQIRADDKHVVIIGGGDTGADCLGTSIRQGAASITQLEIMPQPGESRPSAQPWPTYPMLFRVSSAHEEGGDRVYGVSTKEFIGDEDGNVRALRLVDVTFEGGKLAEIEGTEREIPADLVLFAMGFTGPETNTVVQQLDLELDERGNVRRTPTYQTSVPGVFAAGDAGRGQSLIVWAIAEGRAAAAAVDEYLTGSTSLPAPIKSTERPLVV; translated from the coding sequence ATGGCTGACCCGAAGGGCTTCCTCAAGGAGGGCCGCAAGGTCGCGACGCGTCGCCCGGTCGACGAGCGGGTCAACGACTGGAACGAGGTCTACCCCGACGGGATCGGCCGCGCGCTGCTGCCGATCATCACGCCGCAGGCGGGTCGCTGCATGGACTGTGGCATCCCGTTCTGCCACCAGGGCTGTCCGCTGGGCAACATCATCCCGGAGTGGAACGACCTGGTCTGGCGCGACGACTGGAGCGACGCGATCGAGCGCCTCCACGCGACGAACAACTTCCCGGAGTTCACCGGTCGCCTCTGCCCGGCGCCCTGCGAGACCGCCTGCGTGCTGGGCATCAACCAGGACCCGGTGACCATCAAGAACGTCGAGGTCTCGATCATCGACCGGGCCTGGGAGTCCGGCACCGTGGCGCCCCAGCCGCCGGAGTGGCTCTCGGGCAAGACCGTCGCGGTCATCGGCTCGGGTCCCGCGGGTCTCGCCGCCGCCCAGCAGCTGACGCGCGCCGGCCACACGGTGGCCGTCTACGAGCGGGCCGACAAGATCGGCGGCCTGCTCCGCTACGGCATCCCCGAGTTCAAGATGGAGAAGCGGCACATCGACCGCCGCCTCGACCAGATGCGCCGCGAGGGCACCATCTTCCGGGCGGGCGTCGAGGTCGGCGTCGACGTGACGGGGGAGCAGCTCAAGGCGCGGTACGACGCGGTCGTCGTCGCCACCGGTGCCACGGTCCCGCGCGACCTCCAGGTGCCCGGCCGCGAGCTCGCCGGCATCCACCAGGCCATGGAGTTCCTGCCGCAGGCCAACCGGGTGGCGCTCGGCGAGACCGTCGAGGGCCAGATCCGGGCCGACGACAAGCACGTCGTCATCATCGGCGGCGGTGACACCGGCGCCGACTGCCTCGGCACGTCGATCCGCCAGGGTGCCGCGTCGATCACGCAGCTCGAGATCATGCCGCAGCCCGGCGAGAGCCGTCCGTCGGCCCAGCCGTGGCCGACGTACCCGATGCTGTTCCGCGTCTCCTCGGCCCACGAGGAGGGCGGCGACCGCGTCTACGGGGTCTCCACCAAGGAGTTCATCGGTGACGAGGACGGCAACGTCCGGGCGCTCCGTCTTGTGGACGTCACCTTCGAGGGCGGCAAGCTCGCGGAGATCGAGGGCACCGAGCGGGAGATCCCGGCCGACCTCGTGCTCTTCGCCATGGGCTTCACGGGCCCGGAGACGAACACGGTCGTCCAGCAGCTCGACCTCGAGCTGGACGAGCGGGGCAACGTGCGCCGCACCCCGACGTACCAGACGTCGGTGCCCGGTGTCTTCGCCGCCGGCGACGCCGGCCGCGGTCAGTCGCTCATCGTCTGGGCGATCGCCGAGGGTCGCGCGGCGGCCGCCGCGGTGGACGAGTACCTGACGGGCTCGACCTCCCTGCCGGCCCCGATCAAGTCGACCGAGCGGCCCCTGGTCGTCTGA
- the gltB gene encoding glutamate synthase large subunit has protein sequence MPISHAIPEAQGLYDPRFEHDACGVAFVATMTGEASHDIVAKALQALRNLDHRGAAGAEVNSGDGAGILLQVPDAFLRSVTDFELPAAGSYAVGMGFLPADADDLAKTRTTIEEIAAAEGARVLGWRDVPVEPSVLGSMALGVMPTFSQLFIAPADASVTGLALERLAFCVRKRAERQTEAYFASLSSRTTVYKGMLTTDQLDHFFPDLRDERMASAIGVVHSRFSTNTFPSWPLAHPFRFIAHNGEINTVMGNRNWMRAREALLASDVIPGDLDRLFPICTPGASDSASFDEVLELLHLGGRSLPHSVLMMIPEAWENHGEMDDAKRAFYEFHSSMMEPWDGPACVVFTDGTQIGATLDRNGLRPSRFWVTDDGLVVLASEVGVLDIDPATVVRKGRLQPGKMFLVDTAEHRIVEDEEIKSTLAAEQPYADWLADGLLHLKDVPEREHIVHTHASVTRRQQIFGYTEEELRVLLTPMANTGAEPIGSMGTDTPIAALSEKPRMLFDYFSQLFAQVTNPPLDAIREELVTSLNGSIGPEANLLAPGPESCRQIVLPFPVIDNDELAKIRHINRDGDRPGFVTHVARGLYEVEGGGAAMADRIAEICAEVSTAIAEGARIIVLSDRHSTSELAPIPSLLLTGAVHHHLVREKTRTQVGLLVEAGDVREVHHVALLVGYGAAAVNPYLAMESVEDLARAGYYVSADPQVAVKNLVKALGKGVLKVMSKIGVSTVASYTGAQIFEAVGLSQDFVEQYFAGTTSKLGGVGIDTIAQEVALRHAAAYPRTGVAPSHRELAIGGEYQWRREGEPHLFDPETVFRLQHATRAGRYDVFKQYTSRVDEQSERLMTLRGLFRFKSAEQGGRAPISIDEVEPVEAIVKRFSTGAMSYGSISQEAHETLAIAMNRLGAKSNTGEGGEDPDRLYDPERRSSIKQVASGRFGVTSEYLTNADDIQIKMAQGAKPGEGGQLPGHKVYPWVAKTRHSTPGVGLISPPPHHDIYSIEDLAQLIHDLKNANPSARVHVKLVSEVGVGTVATGVSKAHADVVLISGNDGGTGASPLTSLKHAGGPWELGLAEAQQTLLLNGLRDRIVVQADGQLKTGRDVVIAALLGAEEFGFATAPLVVSGCIMMRVCHLDTCPVGVATQNPVLRERFSGKAEYVVNFFTYIAEEVRELLAELGFRSIDEAVGQVGALDVERAVDHWKASGLDLAPILHVPDNAMFPDQDLRCTKTQDHGLEKALDNELIAIAAPALESGEPVRAQLEVRNVNRTVGTMLGHEVTKRYRGEGLPEGTIDITLTGSAGQSFGAFVPRGITLRLEGDGNDYVGKGLSGGRIVIRPDRAATFRSEEQIIAGNTIAYGATSGEIFIRGGVGERCCVRNSGALVVTEGVGDHALEYMTGGRVVVLGKTGRNLAAGMSGGIAWVLDLKQQRVNGELVDLRAVEGDAVEELHGYVRAFFEETGSEVAEQLLADWPAAVARFTEVMPRDYKRVLDARAEAEAEGLDEDQTAARIMEVLHG, from the coding sequence GTGCCCATCTCGCACGCGATCCCCGAGGCCCAAGGGCTCTACGACCCCAGGTTCGAGCACGACGCCTGCGGCGTCGCCTTCGTGGCCACGATGACCGGTGAGGCCAGCCACGACATCGTGGCCAAGGCGCTCCAGGCGCTCCGCAACCTCGACCACCGCGGCGCCGCCGGCGCCGAGGTCAACTCCGGCGACGGCGCCGGCATCCTCCTGCAGGTGCCGGACGCCTTCCTGCGCTCCGTCACCGACTTCGAGCTGCCGGCCGCGGGGTCGTACGCCGTGGGCATGGGCTTCCTGCCGGCCGACGCCGACGACCTGGCGAAGACGCGCACGACGATCGAGGAGATCGCGGCCGCCGAGGGTGCCCGTGTGCTCGGGTGGCGCGACGTCCCGGTGGAGCCGAGCGTGCTGGGCTCGATGGCGCTCGGTGTCATGCCGACGTTCAGCCAGCTGTTCATCGCCCCGGCCGACGCGTCCGTGACGGGCCTCGCGCTCGAGCGCCTCGCCTTCTGCGTGCGCAAGCGGGCCGAGCGGCAGACCGAGGCCTACTTCGCGTCGCTCTCGAGCCGCACCACGGTCTACAAGGGCATGCTCACGACGGACCAGCTCGACCACTTCTTCCCCGACCTCCGCGACGAGCGGATGGCGTCGGCGATCGGTGTCGTGCACTCGCGCTTCTCCACCAACACCTTCCCGAGCTGGCCGCTGGCCCACCCGTTCCGGTTCATCGCGCACAACGGCGAGATCAACACGGTCATGGGCAACCGCAACTGGATGCGGGCCCGCGAGGCGCTCCTGGCCTCGGACGTCATCCCCGGCGACCTCGACCGGCTGTTCCCGATCTGCACCCCGGGTGCGTCGGACTCCGCGTCGTTCGACGAGGTGCTCGAGCTGCTCCACCTCGGTGGTCGCAGCCTGCCGCACTCGGTGCTGATGATGATCCCCGAGGCGTGGGAGAACCACGGCGAGATGGACGACGCCAAGCGCGCGTTCTACGAGTTCCACTCCTCGATGATGGAGCCCTGGGACGGCCCCGCCTGCGTCGTCTTCACCGACGGCACGCAGATCGGCGCCACGCTCGACCGCAACGGCCTGCGCCCCTCCCGGTTCTGGGTCACCGACGACGGTCTCGTCGTCCTGGCCTCCGAGGTCGGCGTGCTCGACATCGACCCCGCCACCGTCGTGCGCAAGGGCCGCCTGCAGCCCGGCAAGATGTTCCTCGTCGACACCGCGGAGCACCGCATCGTCGAGGACGAGGAGATCAAGTCGACCCTCGCGGCGGAGCAGCCCTACGCCGACTGGCTGGCCGACGGCCTCCTCCACCTCAAGGACGTGCCCGAGCGCGAGCACATCGTGCACACGCACGCCTCGGTGACGCGTCGTCAGCAGATCTTCGGCTACACGGAGGAGGAGCTCCGCGTCCTCCTCACCCCGATGGCGAACACCGGCGCCGAGCCCATCGGCTCCATGGGCACCGACACGCCCATCGCCGCGCTCAGCGAGAAGCCGCGGATGCTGTTCGACTACTTCTCGCAGCTCTTCGCGCAGGTCACGAACCCGCCGCTCGACGCCATCCGCGAGGAGCTCGTCACCTCCCTCAACGGCTCGATCGGCCCCGAGGCCAACCTGCTGGCCCCCGGCCCGGAGTCGTGCCGCCAGATCGTGCTGCCGTTCCCCGTGATCGACAACGACGAGCTCGCCAAGATCCGTCACATCAACCGTGACGGCGACCGGCCCGGCTTCGTCACCCACGTCGCCCGCGGCCTCTACGAGGTCGAGGGTGGCGGCGCGGCCATGGCCGACCGCATCGCGGAGATCTGCGCCGAGGTCAGCACGGCGATCGCCGAGGGGGCCCGCATCATCGTGCTCTCCGACCGCCACTCGACCAGCGAGCTCGCGCCGATCCCGTCGCTGCTGCTGACGGGCGCGGTCCACCACCACCTCGTGCGGGAGAAGACGCGCACCCAGGTGGGCCTCCTCGTCGAGGCCGGCGACGTCCGCGAGGTGCACCACGTCGCGCTGCTCGTCGGGTACGGCGCGGCCGCGGTCAACCCGTACCTCGCCATGGAGTCGGTCGAGGACCTGGCCCGGGCGGGCTACTACGTCTCCGCCGACCCGCAGGTCGCGGTCAAGAACCTCGTCAAGGCGCTCGGCAAGGGCGTCCTCAAGGTCATGAGCAAGATCGGCGTCTCGACGGTCGCGTCCTACACGGGTGCGCAGATCTTCGAGGCCGTGGGCCTGTCCCAGGACTTCGTGGAGCAGTACTTCGCCGGCACCACCTCGAAGCTGGGCGGCGTCGGCATCGACACGATCGCCCAGGAGGTCGCGCTGCGTCACGCCGCGGCGTACCCGCGCACCGGCGTCGCCCCCTCGCACCGCGAGCTGGCGATCGGCGGCGAGTACCAGTGGCGCCGCGAGGGCGAGCCCCACCTGTTCGACCCCGAGACGGTCTTCCGCCTCCAGCACGCCACGCGGGCGGGGCGGTACGACGTGTTCAAGCAGTACACGTCGCGCGTCGACGAGCAGTCCGAGCGCCTCATGACGCTCCGGGGCCTGTTCCGTTTCAAGAGCGCCGAGCAGGGCGGCCGCGCGCCGATCTCCATCGACGAGGTGGAGCCGGTCGAGGCGATCGTCAAGCGCTTCTCGACGGGTGCGATGTCCTACGGCTCGATCTCGCAGGAGGCGCACGAGACCCTCGCCATCGCCATGAACCGGCTCGGCGCGAAGTCGAACACCGGTGAGGGCGGCGAGGACCCGGACCGGCTCTACGACCCCGAGCGCCGCAGCTCGATCAAGCAGGTCGCCTCCGGCCGCTTCGGCGTCACGAGCGAGTACCTGACGAACGCCGACGACATCCAGATCAAGATGGCGCAGGGCGCGAAGCCCGGCGAGGGCGGCCAGCTGCCCGGTCACAAGGTGTACCCGTGGGTCGCGAAGACCCGGCACTCGACGCCGGGCGTGGGCCTCATCAGCCCGCCGCCGCACCACGACATCTACTCCATCGAGGACCTGGCGCAGCTGATCCACGACCTCAAGAACGCCAACCCGAGCGCGCGCGTGCACGTCAAGCTCGTCTCGGAGGTCGGCGTCGGCACGGTCGCGACGGGTGTGTCGAAGGCCCACGCGGACGTCGTGCTCATCTCCGGCAACGACGGCGGCACGGGTGCGTCCCCGCTGACGTCGCTCAAGCACGCGGGCGGTCCCTGGGAGCTCGGCCTCGCGGAGGCGCAGCAGACGCTGCTCCTCAACGGGCTGCGCGACCGGATCGTCGTGCAGGCGGACGGCCAGCTCAAGACGGGTCGCGACGTCGTCATCGCCGCGCTCCTGGGCGCCGAGGAGTTCGGCTTCGCCACCGCGCCGCTCGTCGTGTCGGGCTGCATCATGATGCGGGTCTGCCACCTCGACACCTGCCCGGTCGGCGTCGCGACGCAGAACCCGGTGCTGCGCGAGCGCTTCAGCGGCAAGGCGGAGTACGTCGTCAACTTCTTCACCTACATCGCCGAGGAGGTGCGGGAGCTGCTCGCCGAGCTGGGCTTCCGCAGCATCGACGAGGCCGTCGGCCAGGTCGGTGCCCTCGACGTCGAGCGCGCGGTCGACCACTGGAAGGCCTCCGGGCTCGACCTGGCGCCGATCCTCCACGTGCCCGACAACGCGATGTTCCCCGACCAGGACCTGCGCTGCACGAAGACGCAGGACCACGGCCTGGAGAAGGCGCTCGACAACGAGCTCATCGCGATCGCCGCGCCCGCGCTGGAGAGCGGCGAGCCCGTGCGCGCCCAGCTGGAGGTGCGCAACGTCAACCGCACGGTCGGCACGATGCTCGGCCACGAGGTGACGAAGCGCTACCGCGGCGAGGGCCTGCCCGAGGGCACGATCGACATCACGCTCACCGGCTCCGCCGGCCAGTCGTTCGGCGCGTTCGTGCCGCGGGGCATCACCCTGCGTCTCGAGGGCGACGGCAACGACTACGTCGGCAAGGGCCTCTCGGGCGGTCGCATCGTCATCCGCCCGGACCGCGCGGCCACGTTCCGCTCCGAGGAGCAGATCATCGCCGGCAACACGATCGCGTACGGCGCGACGTCCGGCGAGATCTTCATTCGCGGTGGCGTGGGCGAGCGGTGCTGCGTGCGCAACTCGGGTGCCCTGGTCGTGACCGAGGGCGTGGGCGACCACGCGCTCGAGTACATGACCGGCGGCCGTGTCGTCGTGCTCGGCAAGACCGGCCGCAACCTGGCGGCGGGCATGTCGGGCGGCATCGCGTGGGTGCTCGACCTCAAGCAGCAGCGGGTCAACGGCGAGCTCGTCGACCTGCGTGCCGTCGAGGGCGACGCCGTCGAGGAGCTGCACGGCTACGTCCGGGCGTTCTTCGAGGAGACCGGGTCGGAGGTCGCCGAGCAGCTGCTCGCCGACTGGCCGGCCGCCGTGGCTCGCTTCACCGAGGTGATGCCGCGTGACTACAAGCGGGTGCTGGACGCCCGCGCAGAGGCTGAGGCCGAGGGACTCGACGAGGACCAGACGGCCGCCCGGATCATGGAGGTGCTGCATGGCTGA
- the lgt gene encoding prolipoprotein diacylglyceryl transferase produces MLNAALGSLLAVPLSIPSPSEGVWHLGPVPLRGYALCIILGVAAAIWIGEKRWVARGGTAGEVMDIAIWAVPFGIVGGRLYHVATDWELYFGEGRRPIEALYVWNGGLGIWGAIALGGVGAWIGARSRGIRFLPLADALAPGLLVAQAIGRWGNWFNQELFGKPTDLPWGLEVSDAVARAAGFAPGTTFHPTFLYECLWNLAAFAVLIVLDRRLRLGHGRVLALYVVAYTTGRVWNEMLRIDDVQLENVLGLRWNVWTSIILFVGAVAYLVVTRGRGREEEVYVDGFERPATVADGKADTKADTKADAKTDAKTDTGADVEPGATTERE; encoded by the coding sequence ATGCTGAACGCCGCCCTCGGCTCGCTCCTGGCCGTGCCGCTGTCGATCCCGAGCCCGTCCGAGGGGGTCTGGCACCTCGGTCCGGTGCCGCTGCGCGGGTACGCGCTGTGCATCATCCTCGGCGTCGCCGCCGCCATCTGGATCGGCGAGAAGCGGTGGGTCGCCCGCGGGGGCACGGCCGGCGAGGTCATGGACATCGCCATCTGGGCCGTGCCGTTCGGCATCGTCGGCGGGCGGCTCTACCACGTGGCCACCGACTGGGAGCTCTACTTCGGGGAGGGCCGGCGCCCGATCGAGGCGCTCTACGTCTGGAACGGCGGTCTCGGCATCTGGGGCGCGATCGCCCTCGGCGGCGTCGGTGCCTGGATCGGCGCGCGCAGCCGCGGCATCCGGTTCCTGCCCCTGGCCGACGCGCTCGCCCCCGGCCTGCTCGTGGCGCAGGCCATCGGGCGCTGGGGCAACTGGTTCAACCAGGAGCTGTTCGGCAAGCCCACCGACCTCCCGTGGGGCCTCGAGGTCAGCGACGCCGTCGCCCGCGCCGCCGGCTTCGCGCCCGGCACGACGTTCCACCCCACGTTCCTCTACGAGTGCCTGTGGAACCTCGCCGCCTTCGCGGTGCTGATCGTGCTCGATCGGCGCCTCCGGCTCGGTCACGGTCGGGTGCTCGCGCTCTACGTGGTCGCCTACACGACGGGCCGCGTCTGGAACGAGATGCTCCGGATCGACGACGTGCAGCTGGAGAACGTGCTCGGCCTCCGCTGGAACGTCTGGACCTCGATCATCCTGTTCGTCGGCGCCGTGGCCTACCTGGTCGTCACGCGCGGCCGGGGACGCGAGGAGGAGGTGTACGTCGACGGGTTCGAGCGGCCCGCGACGGTGGCCGACGGGAAGGCCGACACGAAGGCCGACACGAAGGCCGACGCGAAGACCGACGCGAAGACCGACACGGGGGCCGACGTCGAGCCGGGGGCCACGACCGAGCGGGAGTGA
- a CDS encoding SCO family protein, which translates to MPDPRPAVRLRRRCAAVAGSLVLAVLAACGGQSEPLNPMVGADLTDDSMYGLVLDQPYTVAGPPLVSTRGSAPEGTPFSLTEDTDADLTLVFFGYSNCPDICQMVLANIANALARLDEADRERVQVLFVTTDPARDDVTTLRTYLERFDPGFVGITGDLASLQTAAQSFHVYFEEGVRLASGGYDVTHNDQVNAVDADDTVPMLWLRDTSPHDLAVDLATLLSRPAS; encoded by the coding sequence GTGCCTGACCCCCGCCCCGCCGTGCGGCTGCGCCGCCGCTGCGCCGCGGTGGCGGGGTCGCTCGTGCTCGCGGTCCTCGCCGCGTGCGGCGGGCAGTCCGAGCCGCTCAACCCCATGGTGGGCGCCGACCTGACCGACGACTCGATGTACGGCCTGGTGCTGGACCAGCCGTACACGGTGGCCGGCCCCCCGCTGGTCTCGACCCGGGGGAGCGCGCCGGAGGGCACGCCGTTCTCGCTCACCGAGGACACCGATGCCGACCTCACGCTGGTGTTCTTCGGCTACAGCAACTGCCCGGACATCTGCCAGATGGTCCTCGCCAACATCGCCAACGCCCTGGCGCGGCTCGACGAGGCCGACCGCGAGCGGGTGCAGGTGCTCTTCGTGACGACCGACCCCGCGCGGGACGACGTGACGACGCTGCGCACCTACCTCGAGCGCTTCGACCCCGGGTTCGTCGGCATCACCGGCGACCTGGCCTCCCTGCAGACGGCGGCCCAGAGCTTCCACGTCTACTTCGAGGAGGGCGTCCGGCTCGCCAGCGGCGGCTACGACGTCACCCACAACGACCAGGTCAACGCCGTCGACGCGGACGACACCGTCCCGATGCTGTGGCTGCGGGACACCTCCCCCCACGACCTCGCCGTGGACCTCGCCACCCTGCTGAGCCGTCCGGCCTCCTGA
- the trpA gene encoding tryptophan synthase subunit alpha: MSTTPAFERARSEGRAALIGYLPAGFPDVPGAVDALHVMVDAGCDVIEIGLPYSDPVMDGPTIQAAAQQALDAGCRTTDVLRTVEAVAATGTPTLVMTYWNPVERYGVERFAADLASAGGAGLITPDITPDAGDAWIAAADAHDLDKVFLVAPSSTDERVAMTTAASRGFVYATAVMGVTGARTTTSDLAGPLVTRARALQPKDAHLPVGVGLGVSNGDQAAVVAAYADGVIVGSAFVRTLLDAGTDRAAGLAALRTLTEDLAAGVRRGDAGGA, encoded by the coding sequence GTGAGCACCACCCCCGCCTTCGAGCGCGCCCGGTCGGAGGGCCGCGCCGCCCTCATCGGCTACCTGCCCGCGGGTTTCCCCGACGTCCCCGGCGCCGTCGACGCGCTGCACGTGATGGTCGACGCCGGGTGCGACGTCATCGAGATCGGGCTGCCCTACAGCGACCCGGTGATGGACGGCCCCACCATCCAGGCCGCGGCCCAGCAGGCCCTGGACGCCGGCTGCCGCACGACCGACGTGCTCCGCACCGTCGAGGCGGTCGCGGCGACGGGCACGCCGACGCTCGTGATGACGTACTGGAACCCCGTCGAGCGCTACGGCGTCGAGCGGTTCGCCGCCGACCTCGCCTCCGCGGGCGGCGCGGGCCTCATCACGCCCGACATCACGCCTGACGCGGGCGACGCGTGGATCGCCGCGGCCGACGCGCACGACCTCGACAAGGTCTTCCTCGTGGCTCCGTCGTCCACCGACGAGCGGGTCGCGATGACGACCGCGGCGTCGCGCGGGTTCGTCTACGCGACCGCCGTCATGGGCGTGACCGGGGCCCGCACCACCACGAGCGACCTCGCGGGTCCGCTGGTCACCCGGGCCCGGGCCCTCCAGCCGAAGGATGCCCACCTCCCGGTGGGTGTCGGCCTCGGCGTCTCGAACGGCGACCAGGCAGCGGTGGTGGCGGCCTACGCCGACGGCGTCATCGTCGGCTCGGCGTTCGTGCGCACGCTGCTCGACGCCGGCACCGACCGGGCCGCCGGACTGGCCGCGCTGCGCACGCTCACGGAGGACCTCGCGGCCGGCGTACGCCGTGGGGACGCCGGCGGTGCCTGA
- the trpB gene encoding tryptophan synthase subunit beta, with protein sequence MTSTSRYDADDRGYFGEGGQWGGRFMPEALLAALDELTAAWTEAMADPSFIGEFEAILRDYANVPSALYEATRLSEQVGCRVLLKREDLNHTGAHKIRNVLGQALLTKRMGKKRVIAETGAGQHGVASATAAAYLGLDCTVYMGAVDTRRQALNVARMQLLGAEVIAVDTGSGTLKDAINEAFRDWVSSVDHTAYLFGTAAGPHPFPTMVREFCRGIGDEARAQVLERYGRLPDAIAACVGGGSNAIGLFAGFLDDEEVAIWGFEPGGDGVETGRHAATITAGGSGVLHGARTYLLQDEDGQTVESHSISAGLDYPGVGPQHSHLAHIGRARYAPVTDAAAMEAMALLARTEGIICAIESAHAVSGALDVARELAATKGPEAIVLINLSGRGDKDMGTAIEWFGLGDAQKDVEA encoded by the coding sequence ATGACCTCGACGAGCCGGTACGACGCGGACGACCGCGGTTACTTCGGCGAGGGCGGGCAGTGGGGTGGCCGGTTCATGCCGGAGGCCCTGCTCGCCGCCCTCGACGAGCTGACGGCCGCCTGGACCGAGGCGATGGCCGACCCGTCGTTCATCGGCGAGTTCGAGGCGATCCTGCGCGACTACGCGAACGTCCCGAGCGCGCTCTACGAGGCCACGCGCCTCTCCGAGCAGGTCGGCTGCCGCGTGCTCCTCAAGCGGGAGGACCTCAACCACACGGGCGCCCACAAGATCCGCAACGTGCTCGGCCAGGCGCTGCTGACCAAGCGGATGGGCAAGAAGCGCGTCATCGCCGAGACCGGCGCCGGTCAGCACGGCGTGGCCAGCGCGACGGCGGCGGCCTACCTGGGGCTCGACTGCACCGTCTACATGGGCGCGGTCGACACCCGGCGGCAGGCCCTCAACGTCGCCCGCATGCAGCTGCTGGGCGCGGAGGTCATCGCGGTCGACACCGGCAGCGGCACGCTGAAGGACGCGATCAACGAGGCGTTCCGCGACTGGGTCTCGAGCGTGGACCACACGGCGTACCTCTTCGGCACGGCCGCCGGTCCGCACCCGTTCCCGACGATGGTGCGCGAGTTCTGCCGCGGCATCGGTGACGAGGCACGGGCCCAGGTGCTGGAGCGCTACGGTCGCCTGCCCGACGCGATCGCCGCGTGCGTCGGCGGCGGTTCCAACGCGATCGGCCTGTTCGCGGGCTTCCTCGACGACGAGGAGGTCGCGATCTGGGGCTTCGAGCCCGGCGGCGACGGGGTCGAGACGGGCCGGCACGCGGCCACGATCACGGCGGGCGGCTCGGGCGTCCTCCACGGGGCGCGCACCTACCTGCTCCAGGACGAGGACGGCCAGACGGTCGAGTCGCACTCGATCTCGGCGGGCCTCGACTACCCGGGCGTCGGTCCGCAGCACTCGCACCTGGCGCACATCGGTCGGGCGCGGTACGCGCCGGTCACCGACGCAGCCGCGATGGAGGCCATGGCGCTCCTGGCCCGCACCGAGGGCATCATCTGCGCGATCGAGTCGGCGCACGCCGTCTCGGGCGCCCTCGACGTGGCCCGCGAGCTGGCCGCGACGAAGGGGCCGGAGGCGATCGTGCTCATCAACCTCTCGGGCCGCGGCGACAAGGACATGGGCACGGCCATCGAGTGGTTCGGGCTGGGCGACGCGCAGAAGGACGTGGAGGCGTGA
- the trpC gene encoding indole-3-glycerol phosphate synthase TrpC encodes MTVLDDIVAGVREDLARREAALPLAELRARLADVAPALDPMPALAAPGSSVIAEVKRRSPSKGHLADIPDPVVLASAYAAGGAAAISVLTEERRFGGSLADLAAVRAAVDVPVLRKDFTVTDYQIVEARAWGADLVLLIVAALDDDTLRRLHDLARELGMTALVEVHDEAETERAVALGAPLVGVNARDLKTLAIDADVFGRLAPLVPSDRVLVAESGVGGVGDVERYVAEGARAVLVGETLVKDGDPTAAVRAMSGLVAAGGASR; translated from the coding sequence GTGACCGTCCTCGACGACATCGTCGCGGGGGTCCGCGAGGACCTCGCCCGGCGCGAGGCCGCCCTGCCGCTGGCGGAGCTGCGGGCCCGTCTCGCCGACGTGGCTCCCGCGCTCGACCCGATGCCGGCGCTCGCCGCCCCCGGGTCGAGCGTCATCGCGGAGGTCAAGCGGCGCAGCCCCAGCAAGGGGCACCTGGCGGACATCCCCGACCCCGTGGTGCTCGCCTCGGCGTACGCCGCGGGGGGTGCGGCCGCGATCAGCGTGCTCACGGAGGAGCGGCGGTTCGGCGGCTCGCTGGCCGACCTGGCGGCGGTGCGGGCCGCGGTCGACGTGCCCGTGCTCCGCAAGGACTTCACCGTGACGGACTACCAGATCGTCGAGGCCCGGGCGTGGGGCGCCGACCTCGTGCTGCTCATCGTGGCCGCGCTGGACGACGACACCCTCCGCCGGTTGCACGACCTGGCCCGCGAGCTCGGGATGACCGCGCTCGTCGAGGTGCACGACGAGGCCGAGACCGAGCGGGCCGTCGCGCTCGGGGCGCCGCTCGTGGGCGTCAACGCCCGCGACCTCAAGACCCTGGCCATCGACGCCGACGTGTTCGGCCGCCTCGCGCCGCTCGTCCCCTCCGACCGGGTGCTCGTCGCCGAGTCCGGTGTGGGCGGGGTCGGCGACGTCGAGCGCTACGTCGCCGAGGGCGCCCGCGCGGTGCTCGTCGGCGAGACCCTGGTGAAGGACGGCGACCCCACGGCCGCCGTCCGCGCGATGAGCGGCCTCGTGGCCGCCGGAGGAGCATCCCGATGA
- a CDS encoding HGxxPAAW family protein has translation MDPGPHGSPDRSNPITEEHTMANNHGNTPAAWTGVSVAMVGFVVGAVGLMLDPISLPVFYVGLALAVGSFFLFLVMAKMGLHEEKH, from the coding sequence ATGGACCCCGGGCCGCACGGCTCGCCCGACCGCTCGAACCCGATCACCGAGGAGCACACGATGGCCAACAACCACGGCAACACCCCCGCGGCCTGGACCGGGGTGTCGGTGGCGATGGTCGGCTTCGTCGTGGGTGCCGTCGGCCTCATGCTCGACCCCATCAGCCTGCCGGTGTTCTACGTGGGCCTGGCGCTCGCCGTCGGCTCGTTCTTCCTCTTCCTCGTGATGGCCAAGATGGGCCTGCACGAGGAGAAGCACTGA